One Elusimicrobiaceae bacterium genomic window carries:
- a CDS encoding trypsin-like serine protease: MKRMIVLLLCALSTVAMAKGPEGFFAEDFANQNVIFINDKLCQATRIAPNWYLTAAHCLVPLCDQSCRITFQMLTGELRVAAVVNHSRSDKHVFVHNNYQPNTDKAMRHDIALIHFTPSEKDWFRETASGEILNQKEFIEKLNLPDYQESLSKWQSLTNAHPKLLRVGNLESRRILQPVAVPDLRQGEGIYFKQSQPGDFYYSDQLRYFIGKNFGVDHGMSGSAVVIPGGDIIGVVSSNVKETGSLRTYNEEDESVGEIPFSTDFFVFTPINRKNADFIQKTIRSFHEHGNKVEIDKLKSSESEVVKDDVEYMLAVLSVNPEK, from the coding sequence ATGAAAAGAATGATAGTCTTATTACTATGTGCCCTATCTACTGTTGCCATGGCGAAAGGACCCGAAGGTTTTTTTGCGGAAGATTTTGCGAATCAAAATGTTATTTTTATCAATGATAAACTATGCCAAGCAACCCGAATTGCACCCAATTGGTACTTAACGGCGGCGCATTGTTTGGTTCCGTTATGTGACCAGTCTTGCAGAATTACTTTTCAAATGCTAACCGGGGAATTAAGAGTAGCGGCTGTGGTAAATCATAGCCGGTCTGATAAGCATGTGTTTGTGCATAATAATTATCAGCCGAATACTGATAAAGCCATGCGTCATGATATCGCTTTAATTCATTTTACTCCTTCGGAGAAAGATTGGTTCAGAGAAACTGCTTCCGGAGAAATATTAAACCAAAAAGAATTTATTGAGAAGTTAAATTTACCCGACTATCAAGAATCGCTAAGTAAATGGCAATCTTTAACAAACGCACATCCCAAATTGTTACGGGTAGGTAATTTGGAAAGTCGTCGTATTCTGCAACCGGTAGCGGTACCCGATCTTCGCCAAGGAGAGGGTATATACTTCAAACAAAGTCAGCCCGGTGATTTTTATTATTCCGATCAACTACGCTATTTTATTGGTAAAAATTTCGGGGTCGATCACGGTATGAGTGGTTCTGCAGTGGTGATACCGGGCGGAGATATCATTGGCGTTGTATCAAGTAATGTAAAAGAAACGGGCAGTTTGAGGACATATAACGAAGAAGATGAGTCGGTGGGGGAAATTCCTTTTTCGACCGATTTCTTTGTATTTACACCTATTAATCGGAAAAATGCTGATTTTATTCAAAAGACGATCCGTTCCTTTCATGAACATGGCAATAAAGTAGAAATAGACAAGTTAAAATCTTCCGAATCCGAAGTTGTAAAAGATGATGTGGAATATATGCTGGCCGTGCTGAGTGTAAATCCGGAGAAATGA
- the miaA gene encoding tRNA (adenosine(37)-N6)-dimethylallyltransferase MiaA codes for MKPIVLIGPTASGKTELAITLARCLKTEIISADSRQVYQQLTVGTAKPVGQWQNDTYFVEQIPYHLVDFLPPDQIFDAASFCTKARALLSHFPEKPFIFAGGTGMYLHAFFVGMDPLPPSSAKLRNELTQWATLHGKRALHARLQEKDPVSAAQIPAGNIQRVMRALEITLLTGKPASALRSGVFYQDFPSDKAFLVYLNWDKELLQQRIAQRTKTMLDPMAEETKHLLSQGFAPDTPALKSLGYPQVLDWLEGKASRDETFEKICICTRQYAKRQRTWFNRYTASYKINLQQEKDWDVNRLSSQILQAYQTSAN; via the coding sequence ATGAAACCCATCGTCCTTATTGGCCCTACCGCAAGCGGAAAAACGGAACTGGCAATAACACTGGCCCGTTGCCTTAAAACGGAAATCATTTCGGCCGATTCCCGTCAAGTTTACCAACAATTAACCGTTGGAACCGCTAAGCCTGTCGGGCAATGGCAAAACGATACGTATTTTGTGGAGCAAATTCCTTATCACTTGGTAGACTTTTTACCGCCGGATCAAATTTTTGATGCCGCTTCTTTTTGCACAAAAGCACGCGCTTTATTATCCCATTTTCCAGAAAAACCGTTCATTTTTGCCGGCGGTACGGGTATGTATTTACATGCATTTTTTGTAGGGATGGACCCGCTCCCCCCCAGTTCTGCTAAGTTGCGAAATGAGCTTACCCAATGGGCAACCCTGCACGGGAAAAGAGCCCTGCATGCACGCTTGCAAGAGAAGGATCCCGTTTCAGCGGCTCAAATTCCAGCGGGCAATATACAACGGGTGATGCGTGCGTTGGAAATTACACTTTTAACCGGTAAACCCGCTTCCGCACTACGCAGCGGCGTATTTTATCAAGATTTTCCGTCAGACAAGGCTTTCCTCGTGTATCTCAACTGGGATAAAGAGCTTTTACAACAGCGCATTGCCCAAAGAACAAAAACCATGCTCGACCCAATGGCAGAAGAAACCAAACACTTATTATCACAAGGTTTTGCGCCCGATACGCCTGCGCTAAAGAGTTTGGGTTACCCGCAAGTGCTGGATTGGTTAGAAGGAAAAGCCAGTCGTGACGAAACGTTTGAAAAAATCTGTATATGCACGCGCCAATATGCCAAACGACAGCGTACTTGGTTTAATCGATATACAGCATCTTATAAAATCAATTTACAACAAGAAAAAGATTGGGATGTAAACAGACTCTCTTCCCAGATTCTACAGGCTTACCAAACGAGTGCAAACTAG
- a CDS encoding PilZ domain-containing protein has protein sequence MNKPNFEEKRKHRRMPVISNLIEPVNLFYKTSDGKETSLVAILADLSASGMRMISFLGAPMAETFSISLQLPGMAKMEIQARMAWVKQKENVYTVGIEFTNMKPENAAAISAMADDFNDCDTRILLRLPEVCVENCKACRICNKIQKDETLFD, from the coding sequence ATGAACAAACCAAACTTTGAAGAAAAAAGAAAACATCGCCGCATGCCGGTCATTAGTAATTTAATTGAACCGGTAAATTTGTTTTATAAAACCAGCGATGGTAAAGAAACCTCTTTGGTGGCTATTTTAGCCGATTTGTCTGCTTCGGGTATGCGCATGATTAGTTTCTTAGGTGCTCCGATGGCCGAAACCTTTTCTATTAGCTTACAATTACCGGGCATGGCCAAAATGGAAATTCAGGCACGTATGGCTTGGGTCAAGCAAAAAGAAAATGTGTACACCGTGGGTATTGAATTTACGAACATGAAACCGGAAAATGCCGCCGCTATCAGCGCTATGGCTGATGATTTTAACGATTGTGATACGCGCATTTTGCTACGCTTACCGGAAGTATGCGTAGAGAATTGTAAGGCTTGCCGTATCTGCAATAAAATTCAGAAAGACGAAACGTTATTTGATTAA
- the miaB gene encoding tRNA (N6-isopentenyl adenosine(37)-C2)-methylthiotransferase MiaB: protein MKKLFVQTYGCQMNLADSEEMASHLFARGYQQTEHLENADLVLINTCTVRDHAEHRALSFLGRLRHWKEEKTGRRIIFAGCAAQRLGNQLKKIFPFLDLVSGAREIDQFSQLLDKHGFTLAPGEPTPARGITGYVTIMRGCNFACTYCIVPTVRGPIECLPATHILKQVEQKVAQGYPEITLLGQTVNAWQEKENTFADLLLKVAEVPGVQRVRFVSPHPAFITPSFLQAVSAQPKIARHIHLPAQSGSSKVLQEMKRGYTRELYLEKIAALKKLGFSISTDLIVGFPTETEQDFQQTLSLVEQAGFATAYCFKYSPRQGTPAAQLPLLTEKVLEQRLDILLNKVRGLAETAYKQQVGTVKEVLMETENKGRSSDNFWVQTKKSYTVGKVIKSDIEKSDGTLLFTRD, encoded by the coding sequence ATGAAAAAACTTTTTGTCCAAACTTATGGCTGTCAAATGAACTTGGCCGATTCGGAAGAAATGGCCTCTCATTTGTTTGCCCGCGGTTATCAACAAACAGAGCATCTGGAAAACGCCGATCTTGTACTCATTAATACTTGTACCGTGCGTGACCATGCCGAGCACCGCGCTCTTTCTTTTCTAGGCCGTCTGCGTCATTGGAAAGAAGAAAAAACCGGTAGACGTATTATTTTTGCCGGTTGTGCGGCGCAACGTTTGGGCAATCAACTCAAGAAAATATTTCCTTTCTTAGATTTAGTTTCCGGAGCACGAGAAATAGATCAGTTTTCTCAATTACTCGATAAACATGGCTTTACCTTAGCTCCCGGTGAGCCTACTCCCGCGCGTGGTATTACGGGATATGTTACCATTATGCGCGGTTGTAACTTTGCCTGCACCTATTGTATTGTACCCACGGTACGCGGACCCATCGAGTGTTTACCGGCAACTCACATCTTAAAACAAGTAGAACAAAAAGTAGCGCAGGGATACCCTGAAATCACCTTACTGGGACAGACCGTCAATGCATGGCAAGAAAAAGAAAATACGTTTGCCGATTTATTATTAAAAGTAGCCGAAGTCCCCGGTGTACAACGGGTTCGTTTTGTCAGCCCTCATCCGGCTTTTATTACCCCGTCCTTTTTGCAAGCAGTATCTGCACAGCCCAAAATTGCACGACACATTCATTTGCCGGCACAAAGCGGCTCTAGCAAGGTTTTGCAAGAAATGAAACGCGGTTATACGCGGGAATTATATTTAGAAAAAATTGCCGCCTTGAAAAAACTCGGCTTCTCTATCAGCACCGATTTAATTGTCGGGTTTCCTACGGAAACGGAGCAAGATTTTCAGCAGACTCTTTCCTTAGTAGAACAAGCCGGTTTTGCGACGGCTTATTGTTTCAAATACTCCCCGCGCCAAGGCACACCTGCGGCTCAATTGCCGTTATTAACTGAAAAAGTATTGGAACAAAGGTTAGATATTTTGTTAAATAAAGTAAGAGGCTTGGCCGAAACTGCTTATAAGCAGCAAGTAGGCACCGTAAAAGAAGTATTGATGGAAACGGAAAACAAAGGCCGTAGTTCAGATAATTTTTGGGTTCAGACCAAAAAAAGCTATACTGTAGGAAAGGTTATAAAAAGCGATATAGAAAAATCAGACGGAACTTTACTTTTTACGAGGGATTAA
- the rpiB gene encoding ribose 5-phosphate isomerase B: MRVAVACDHAGFELKETVLNTITALGHDVIDCGTHVCRRVDFPDYAQKAASLLISGQADRAILICGSGIGMCIAANKIPHVYACVCHDAYSARQGVEHDNMNALCLGALVIGKEVAPVLVKEFLDARYFNTGNYKKRFEKIEALEKNF; the protein is encoded by the coding sequence ATGAGAGTAGCTGTTGCTTGTGACCATGCAGGATTTGAATTAAAAGAAACGGTATTAAACACCATCACCGCTTTGGGACACGACGTCATTGACTGCGGTACCCATGTATGCCGGCGGGTAGATTTCCCTGATTACGCCCAAAAAGCGGCTTCCTTACTTATCAGCGGTCAAGCGGATCGAGCTATACTCATTTGCGGAAGCGGAATCGGTATGTGTATCGCGGCCAACAAAATTCCGCACGTGTATGCCTGCGTCTGCCACGATGCTTATTCTGCACGTCAGGGCGTTGAACATGACAATATGAATGCTTTATGTTTGGGAGCATTAGTGATTGGCAAAGAAGTTGCTCCGGTGCTCGTCAAAGAATTTTTAGATGCCCGATATTTTAATACCGGAAATTATAAGAAACGATTTGAAAAAATAGAAGCGTTAGAGAAAAATTTTTAA
- a CDS encoding D-sedoheptulose 7-phosphate isomerase — translation MFLEKQADELIEAVTYVKEHLASQAEQLAQQIIAAFKRGNQVILMGNGGSAGDAQHIAAEFVGRFKKERRSFPALALNTNTSTVTAVGNDYGYDQVFSRQIDGFARQGDVVIGISTSGNSKNVELALELAKKRGCFTAALLGKDGGSIKNKVDLPLVVACQNTPHVQECHIFIGHVVCDLVDQAF, via the coding sequence ATGTTTTTAGAAAAACAAGCCGATGAATTAATTGAAGCTGTAACTTATGTGAAAGAGCATTTAGCTTCACAAGCCGAGCAGTTGGCCCAGCAAATTATTGCCGCTTTTAAGCGCGGTAATCAGGTCATTTTAATGGGAAACGGTGGCAGTGCCGGGGATGCCCAACATATCGCGGCAGAATTTGTAGGACGCTTCAAAAAAGAACGTCGCTCTTTTCCGGCTTTGGCTCTAAACACAAACACTTCTACGGTTACTGCCGTCGGAAATGATTATGGATATGATCAAGTGTTCTCTCGGCAAATTGATGGTTTTGCCCGTCAGGGAGATGTGGTAATTGGGATCTCCACCTCCGGTAACAGTAAAAACGTAGAGTTAGCATTGGAACTGGCCAAGAAACGCGGTTGCTTTACGGCCGCTCTATTAGGGAAAGACGGGGGCTCTATCAAAAATAAAGTGGATTTACCTTTGGTGGTGGCGTGCCAAAACACCCCTCACGTGCAAGAATGTCACATTTTTATTGGGCATGTAGTGTGTGATTTAGTAGATCAAGCATTTTAG
- a CDS encoding protein BatD, with amino-acid sequence MKRWILSLVCVMMGALAAWAAFDPNGISMTASVNKTSLTLDDELILTVTVDGSAGDLVAPQLPSLPAFNVYARSTSKQIHNFHAISTFEYVMLPRFAGKAVIGPITLRYGNKTYQTDPITVTVYRTPTKANTKNTPAPQTTAQTRQAPAARPAVTSQPVPTDLPPLERDLYIRASRQTQDYFMLAAVSDSSPYANQTFTLAVRFYYNAPFSGNAPYTAPTLNNLVVEELGRSEGRQTISGKLYDYIEIRYAATGVMSGAAQINPASITYIPISRRDFSLFDRMFASVSQEPQTVQSNPISLTIRPVPSQDRPKSFYGAVGSSYHISAEIDRSQVEAGDAVNLTVKVNGDGNLKATEDLKLPQIAGFKTYDVVTTSGAVPSNGTLKSYKIFKTVLVPLSSGNYLIPPLSWSYYDPAKKQYLTLNTQPLELEVTPSSKTDTGFDFTSQTDLGNGFQELGQDIHYLKSTLAEKQNSFLRQVANLWWLCYLFLALLLVAAGFALADKNTLASKRALAKARHNLKKAYTEETVADALSLYLQLTYHISTASLPLRDIEKALKQKGCSEELIQRFAALWQQLDVVRFAPVALQGQSTQNLAQQALELMKAMDKEKHI; translated from the coding sequence ATGAAACGGTGGATACTAAGTCTAGTGTGTGTGATGATGGGCGCCTTAGCGGCGTGGGCGGCTTTTGATCCGAACGGCATTTCCATGACAGCCTCCGTCAACAAAACCTCTCTTACGCTAGACGACGAATTGATTTTAACTGTTACCGTGGACGGATCTGCCGGAGATTTAGTGGCTCCTCAGTTGCCCAGTCTGCCTGCGTTTAACGTGTATGCCCGTTCCACTTCCAAACAAATTCATAATTTTCATGCCATTAGCACCTTCGAGTATGTGATGTTGCCGCGCTTTGCCGGAAAAGCAGTAATAGGCCCTATTACATTACGTTACGGTAATAAAACCTATCAAACAGATCCTATTACAGTGACTGTATATCGTACGCCTACCAAGGCAAATACGAAAAATACCCCGGCACCCCAGACTACAGCACAAACACGTCAGGCTCCTGCCGCACGCCCAGCAGTCACCTCACAGCCGGTTCCTACGGATTTACCTCCCCTAGAACGGGATTTGTACATACGGGCCAGCCGTCAGACTCAAGATTATTTTATGTTGGCCGCGGTAAGCGATTCATCTCCCTATGCCAACCAAACTTTCACCCTAGCGGTCCGTTTTTATTATAATGCCCCTTTTTCCGGCAATGCACCTTACACAGCCCCGACGCTAAATAACCTAGTTGTAGAGGAGTTGGGCCGCTCGGAAGGACGGCAAACCATTAGTGGAAAACTATATGACTACATTGAAATCCGCTACGCCGCTACCGGAGTTATGAGTGGGGCCGCTCAAATCAATCCGGCCTCTATTACTTATATTCCCATATCTAGGCGGGATTTTTCCTTATTTGACCGTATGTTTGCTTCCGTTTCCCAAGAGCCGCAAACGGTACAATCTAACCCCATTTCTCTGACGATTCGTCCTGTGCCGTCCCAAGACCGCCCTAAGAGTTTCTACGGCGCAGTAGGTAGCAGTTATCATATCTCGGCCGAGATCGACCGCAGCCAAGTGGAAGCCGGCGATGCCGTAAACCTTACGGTAAAAGTAAATGGAGACGGCAATTTGAAGGCAACAGAAGATTTGAAATTGCCCCAAATAGCCGGATTCAAAACATACGATGTGGTCACCACTTCCGGAGCTGTACCCTCTAACGGGACCTTAAAAAGTTATAAAATTTTCAAGACCGTATTAGTTCCTTTGTCCTCCGGCAATTACTTGATCCCTCCTTTGTCTTGGAGCTACTATGATCCTGCCAAAAAACAATACTTAACGCTGAACACGCAACCGTTAGAACTGGAAGTCACTCCTTCATCTAAAACGGATACAGGATTTGATTTTACTTCTCAAACCGATTTAGGAAACGGGTTTCAAGAGCTTGGACAAGATATTCATTACTTAAAATCCACCTTGGCAGAAAAACAAAATTCTTTCTTGCGGCAAGTGGCTAACTTATGGTGGTTATGTTATCTTTTCTTGGCCTTATTATTAGTGGCCGCCGGTTTTGCACTGGCAGATAAAAACACCCTTGCCAGCAAACGCGCTTTGGCGAAAGCACGCCATAACTTAAAAAAGGCTTATACAGAAGAAACCGTGGCAGATGCATTATCATTATACCTGCAACTTACCTACCACATATCTACTGCCAGTCTGCCCTTACGTGATATCGAGAAAGCCCTCAAACAAAAGGGGTGTTCCGAAGAGCTCATCCAACGTTTTGCGGCACTGTGGCAACAATTAGACGTGGTACGATTTGCCCCGGTCGCACTACAAGGCCAAAGCACACAAAATTTGGCACAACAAGCCTTAGAGCTCATGAAAGCTATGGATAAGGAAAAACACATATGA
- a CDS encoding tetratricopeptide repeat protein: MTISLQAGVQGQLRRGGKLYQDEKYGSALHVYHDILKNNPTDQRALFNAGNAYYRLHEYTQAEEVYKQASEQTGEYAQHALYNLGNAYYKAGDKQKAIEAYKEAIVKNPQDKEAIHNLQLLLQEQQQNQNQNDQNQQNNNDSSDNQQQQQDQQNQQGQQPQSSQESQPKDGQMSKQDADRVMSMAKEKEFKHGNPSDRAAEQMVEKDW, from the coding sequence ATGACAATCTCCCTTCAAGCCGGAGTACAGGGGCAGTTGCGCCGCGGCGGTAAATTATACCAAGATGAAAAATACGGCTCGGCACTGCATGTCTATCATGATATTTTGAAGAATAATCCTACAGACCAGCGGGCCTTGTTCAATGCCGGAAACGCCTATTACCGGCTGCATGAGTACACACAAGCTGAGGAAGTATATAAACAAGCATCCGAGCAAACGGGCGAATATGCGCAACATGCGCTGTATAATTTAGGAAATGCTTATTATAAAGCGGGAGATAAACAGAAAGCTATCGAGGCTTACAAAGAGGCTATTGTTAAAAATCCGCAGGATAAAGAAGCTATTCACAATTTGCAATTATTATTACAGGAACAACAACAAAATCAGAATCAAAACGACCAGAATCAGCAAAATAATAATGATTCTTCGGATAATCAGCAGCAACAGCAAGACCAACAAAATCAGCAAGGCCAACAACCGCAGTCCAGCCAAGAAAGTCAACCCAAGGACGGGCAAATGAGCAAACAGGATGCTGACCGCGTGATGTCAATGGCCAAAGAAAAAGAATTCAAACACGGCAACCCCTCTGACAGGGCCGCCGAACAAATGGTGGAGAAGGATTGGTAA
- a CDS encoding VWA domain-containing protein codes for MELFEQPIYFLYFLVTAGALGFVYWIGNKRKQHIVHALFKADAFARLSGGGNRLQRLKLILFVLGLFFLFAALAKPQWGLEVIQAEGNFAQTVIAVDVSSSMRARDLHPDRLTSAKNMLRMLISHLPNDRIGLIAFTSQAFIQCPITTDDEALKYFVSSLQPDMLPSAGTSLAAPVKLAAHMLSKYPGQKGLILLTDGEDHTPEELKEAQTIAQKEGIRIIAIGMGTPDGELIPQKIDVSGKVLEYKKDKDGKTVITKLDEKSLAELAAATQGMYIKYTNPSQVAARVEEAVHNLDRSRAASSTHAGYKNRYQIPLFLAILCLAGSLCLPFVPKRKAQVNEANTKKVQ; via the coding sequence ATGGAATTATTTGAACAACCGATTTACTTTCTATACTTTTTGGTGACCGCAGGGGCACTGGGCTTTGTGTACTGGATAGGCAATAAACGCAAACAGCACATTGTCCACGCTTTGTTTAAGGCAGATGCTTTTGCCCGTTTAAGCGGAGGCGGAAACCGCTTGCAACGTCTAAAACTCATTTTATTTGTACTGGGACTATTTTTCTTATTTGCGGCCCTAGCTAAACCGCAATGGGGATTAGAAGTTATTCAAGCAGAAGGAAATTTTGCCCAAACGGTAATCGCGGTAGATGTGTCTTCCTCTATGCGTGCACGAGACTTGCACCCGGACCGTTTGACAAGTGCCAAAAACATGTTACGCATGTTGATTTCTCATCTGCCCAATGACCGCATTGGTTTGATTGCTTTTACCTCACAAGCATTCATTCAATGTCCCATTACTACCGATGATGAAGCATTAAAATACTTTGTTTCTTCCTTACAACCCGACATGTTACCCTCTGCCGGCACTTCGCTGGCGGCGCCTGTCAAATTGGCGGCTCACATGTTGTCCAAATACCCGGGACAAAAGGGTCTCATTTTATTAACGGACGGTGAAGACCATACCCCCGAAGAGCTCAAAGAAGCCCAAACTATCGCCCAAAAAGAAGGAATTCGGATTATTGCCATCGGAATGGGAACCCCGGATGGAGAGTTAATTCCACAAAAGATAGATGTTTCCGGCAAAGTATTGGAATATAAAAAAGATAAAGACGGAAAAACGGTTATCACCAAGTTGGATGAGAAAAGTCTGGCTGAGCTGGCCGCCGCGACTCAGGGTATGTATATCAAATACACCAATCCTTCCCAAGTGGCTGCCCGGGTGGAAGAAGCGGTGCATAACCTTGACAGAAGTCGTGCGGCTTCCTCTACGCATGCAGGGTATAAAAACCGTTATCAAATTCCGTTATTCTTAGCCATTTTATGCTTGGCCGGCTCTTTGTGCTTGCCTTTTGTTCCTAAGCGCAAAGCCCAAGTAAACGAAGCTAACACAAAAAAGGTACAATAG
- a CDS encoding VWA domain-containing protein gives MFAHLFLASLGLWILSILLSAFWKQAVWMKILVWVFLCTTLLLLGGMILEKFASNIIGWRDPWYLLLLLLPIGLWAVYLYIPDRFTKPLNYPLTDILPDSFSLTTLLARWAVPFSILLALVLCIIALARPVTISRSKLPPTQGIDIMMILDASASMNRNDFYPNRFVAAQKNAIQFIAKRFNDRIGLTLFAKNATLAAPLTLDHDALQELVASLYLGIVDPNLTAIGDALGVAANHLKNSTAKSKIILLLTDGSNNAGTLDPLLAAKAAAAYGIKVYTIATASPPGTSIFSSLDDEIDEGLLMNIAKETGGSFYRAKNEHELQEIYEQINELEKTDFTQSATISQNDAYRPLLILALCLLLAGVVLGKFIFIKVP, from the coding sequence ATGTTTGCTCACTTATTTTTGGCCTCGCTAGGGCTATGGATATTGTCTATTTTGTTATCCGCTTTCTGGAAACAAGCCGTTTGGATGAAAATACTGGTCTGGGTGTTCTTATGTACGACTTTATTACTGTTGGGAGGCATGATATTGGAAAAATTTGCCTCCAATATCATCGGCTGGCGGGATCCGTGGTATTTACTATTGCTTCTGTTGCCTATTGGTTTATGGGCCGTGTACTTATATATCCCTGATAGATTTACCAAACCGCTCAATTATCCGTTGACAGATATTTTACCGGACTCTTTTTCCCTAACTACTTTGCTGGCTCGTTGGGCCGTACCGTTTAGCATCCTGCTGGCACTGGTACTGTGCATCATTGCTTTAGCACGCCCCGTCACTATCAGCAGGTCCAAATTACCCCCCACGCAAGGGATTGATATCATGATGATTTTGGATGCTTCTGCCAGTATGAACCGCAATGATTTCTACCCCAACCGTTTTGTAGCCGCACAAAAAAACGCGATTCAATTTATCGCCAAACGGTTTAATGATCGTATCGGTTTGACTTTATTTGCCAAAAACGCCACCTTGGCCGCACCTCTCACTTTAGACCATGATGCTTTGCAGGAGTTGGTGGCCTCCTTATATTTGGGGATTGTGGACCCTAATTTAACGGCAATCGGAGACGCTCTGGGAGTAGCGGCTAATCACCTCAAAAACAGTACTGCTAAAAGTAAAATCATTTTGCTCTTAACGGACGGATCCAATAATGCCGGCACCTTAGACCCTTTACTGGCTGCCAAAGCCGCGGCCGCTTACGGAATTAAAGTATATACTATTGCCACGGCCAGCCCTCCCGGCACTTCTATCTTTTCCAGTTTAGACGACGAAATTGACGAAGGGCTTCTGATGAACATTGCCAAAGAAACCGGCGGTTCTTTTTACCGAGCCAAAAACGAGCACGAACTGCAAGAAATATATGAGCAAATTAATGAACTGGAAAAAACAGATTTTACACAATCTGCCACGATCAGCCAAAATGACGCGTATCGTCCCCTGTTAATCTTAGCCCTGTGTCTGTTACTAGCCGGCGTAGTTTTGGGAAAATTCATTTTTATTAAGGTGCCTTGA
- a CDS encoding DUF58 domain-containing protein — translation MDTSDILKKVRQIEIQTGKLVEETFAGEYLSAFKGQGIEFAEVREYTPGDDVRSIDWNVTARSNTPFVKKFNEERELTLLIACDVSASQNFGSGQKFKQETAAELAALFAFSALKNSDKVGLLLFSDKIELFVPPKKGKKHILRLIRELVAFEPTGTGTDIALALTTLNKVIKRQGILIFISDFLQDPQLYSKPLQLAAKKFDFIPVLIEDKLEKKLPRLHACVELRDPETGKRKFVSLADAGVDRVLTKTQDVHQHLLNDLFKPLKIETITVDPALPAADPVISFFKQRARKIHR, via the coding sequence ATGGACACCTCCGACATTTTGAAAAAAGTTCGGCAGATTGAAATACAAACCGGCAAATTGGTAGAAGAAACCTTTGCCGGAGAGTATCTGAGCGCGTTCAAAGGGCAGGGTATTGAGTTTGCGGAAGTGCGGGAATATACGCCCGGTGATGACGTGCGTTCTATCGATTGGAACGTTACAGCGCGCAGTAATACGCCCTTTGTTAAAAAATTCAATGAGGAGCGCGAGCTGACTCTACTCATTGCCTGCGATGTATCTGCATCACAGAATTTTGGTTCCGGTCAAAAATTCAAGCAAGAAACTGCCGCCGAACTGGCTGCCTTATTTGCTTTCTCGGCCTTAAAAAACAGCGACAAAGTAGGATTACTGCTATTTTCAGACAAAATAGAACTCTTTGTACCGCCCAAGAAAGGAAAAAAACACATCTTACGTCTAATTCGCGAACTGGTAGCCTTTGAACCTACCGGCACCGGTACAGATATTGCACTGGCCTTAACAACATTAAATAAAGTCATAAAACGCCAGGGTATTCTTATCTTCATTTCAGATTTTTTGCAGGATCCGCAACTTTATAGCAAGCCATTGCAATTGGCAGCCAAGAAATTTGATTTTATTCCTGTTTTAATCGAGGATAAACTGGAAAAGAAACTTCCGCGTCTTCATGCTTGTGTGGAGTTGCGCGATCCGGAAACGGGAAAACGTAAGTTTGTTTCTTTGGCAGATGCTGGGGTTGACCGTGTGCTGACAAAGACACAAGATGTTCATCAACACCTGCTAAACGATTTATTCAAACCGCTTAAGATAGAAACTATCACAGTAGATCCTGCTTTGCCGGCGGCCGATCCGGTCATTTCATTTTTTAAGCAACGTGCTAGGAAAATACACCGATGA